A stretch of the Nissabacter sp. SGAir0207 genome encodes the following:
- a CDS encoding porin produces MIGSASFVTNAEVTLIKQDPQAGNPLSRLNFTVGGSIRPQFDNMTGDGDKGSYKRNGFDGGTRFRFLADYYLFDDVSWVGYYELGVNIPALFDWDHHYAEGAHDTSRRMLYTGFQSKTWGKLTFGQQNSVYYDVIGSKTDIWDYDMKAQAPGNGINGDYDGSYRSRKMLKYKNTFGDADVYASYLFADNEYLPGKGLRYKRKGGGSLGVDYHLSKDLTWGAAWNYTRADMRNPTSGDSKNYDQNIYGTSLTWKPDNWTFAFGGGYYQNFLTTKKADVNNYFAGDAWGIEYLAGYTIPVRQYGLKSVMPYFMGDRLEYVNDRNYQRIDNGVGVTFQLDYGFRVDYEHVFTSSTDNLGDMNVVRLRYDF; encoded by the coding sequence ATGATCGGCAGCGCATCTTTTGTGACGAACGCTGAAGTCACCTTGATTAAGCAAGATCCGCAGGCAGGCAACCCGCTGAGCCGCCTGAACTTCACCGTCGGCGGCAGTATCCGCCCGCAGTTCGACAACATGACCGGTGATGGCGATAAAGGCTCCTATAAGCGCAACGGCTTTGACGGCGGCACCCGCTTCCGTTTCCTGGCGGACTACTACCTGTTTGATGACGTAAGCTGGGTGGGTTACTACGAGCTGGGCGTGAACATTCCGGCACTGTTTGACTGGGATCACCACTACGCCGAGGGCGCGCACGACACCAGCCGCCGTATGCTCTACACCGGCTTCCAGAGCAAAACCTGGGGTAAACTGACCTTCGGCCAGCAGAACAGCGTCTACTACGATGTGATCGGCTCCAAGACCGACATCTGGGACTACGACATGAAGGCGCAGGCACCGGGCAACGGCATCAACGGTGACTACGACGGCTCCTACCGCTCCCGCAAAATGCTGAAGTACAAAAACACCTTCGGCGACGCGGATGTTTACGCCTCTTACCTGTTCGCGGACAACGAGTACCTGCCGGGCAAAGGCCTGCGCTACAAGCGCAAGGGCGGCGGCTCACTGGGCGTGGATTACCACCTGAGCAAAGACCTGACCTGGGGCGCGGCCTGGAACTACACCCGTGCTGACATGCGCAACCCGACCAGCGGCGACTCCAAGAACTACGACCAGAACATCTACGGCACCTCCCTGACCTGGAAGCCGGACAACTGGACCTTCGCCTTCGGCGGCGGCTACTACCAGAACTTCCTGACCACCAAGAAAGCGGACGTGAATAACTACTTCGCGGGCGACGCGTGGGGCATCGAGTATCTGGCCGGTTACACCATTCCGGTTCGCCAGTATGGCCTGAAGTCTGTCATGCCTTACTTCATGGGCGACCGCCTGGAGTACGTCAACGATCGCAACTACCAGCGCATCGACAACGGCGTCGGCGTCACCTTCCAGCTGGATTACGGTTTCCGTGTGGACTACGAGCACGTCTTCACCTCCAGCACCGACAACCTGGGCGACATGAACGTGGTGCGTCTGCGCTACGACTTCTAA